In Agromyces sp. 3263, a single genomic region encodes these proteins:
- a CDS encoding LysR family transcriptional regulator — protein MDVRRLDLLRELAERGSVTAVAEATGRTPSAVSQQLKVLEREAGMPLTERSGRGLVLTSAGHALARSAADVAIALERASALWDEFRNHPSGEVTLLTFPTVGATLLPSVLSDLSQVAGLVVRCTDLDPELAEFPDLTSDYDIVLAHTMPGVLPWGGRGLKAVPLLTEPLDIGLPADHRLASRSHVTPADLVDETWLGVPPGFPFERILHAIEQEGGKRVQVSQRFSDMRIMEAFIEAGLGIAFVPRFTSGTVPSGIVLKPIRGVASARQIVALVRPDVAERLAVRTVLDVLVARASRLEQAYGHPSRGRGAPATGSAA, from the coding sequence ATGGACGTTCGCCGCCTCGACCTGCTCAGGGAACTCGCCGAACGCGGCAGCGTCACGGCTGTCGCCGAGGCCACCGGGCGCACCCCATCCGCGGTCTCGCAACAGCTCAAGGTGCTCGAGCGCGAGGCCGGCATGCCGCTCACCGAGCGCAGCGGCCGGGGCCTCGTGCTCACCAGCGCCGGGCACGCGCTCGCCCGCAGTGCGGCCGATGTCGCGATCGCGCTCGAACGGGCTTCCGCCCTGTGGGACGAGTTCCGCAACCACCCGAGCGGCGAGGTCACGCTGCTCACGTTCCCCACGGTCGGCGCAACCCTCCTGCCGAGCGTGCTGAGCGACCTCTCCCAGGTCGCGGGCCTCGTGGTCCGGTGCACCGACCTGGACCCCGAGCTCGCCGAGTTCCCCGACCTGACGTCGGACTACGACATCGTGCTGGCGCACACCATGCCCGGCGTGCTGCCCTGGGGCGGCCGGGGGCTCAAGGCCGTGCCGCTGCTCACCGAACCGCTCGACATCGGCCTGCCCGCCGACCACCGGCTCGCGTCCAGGTCGCACGTGACACCGGCCGACCTCGTCGACGAGACCTGGCTCGGAGTGCCGCCGGGGTTCCCGTTCGAGCGCATCCTGCACGCCATCGAGCAGGAGGGCGGCAAGCGGGTGCAGGTCAGCCAGCGCTTCAGCGACATGCGCATCATGGAGGCGTTCATCGAGGCCGGCCTCGGCATCGCGTTCGTGCCACGGTTCACGTCGGGCACGGTGCCGTCGGGCATCGTGCTGAAGCCGATCCGAGGTGTCGCGTCCGCCCGGCAGATCGTGGCGCTGGTGCGGCCGGATGTCGCAGAGCGCCTCGCCGTGCGCACGGTGCTCGACGTGCTCGTGGCCCGCGCCTCCCGGCTCGAGCAGGCATATGGACACCCCTCCCGCGGCCGCGGCGCTCCCGCCACGGGGAGCGCGGCCTGA
- a CDS encoding rhamnogalacturonan lyase produces MNLGQHPFRAVLAVAAAGCLIAGAAQSAAAAPLDSARANPATNAATNRATAPAPVPEGVPQLEQLDRGLVAVSTSEGVFLSWRLLASEATGATDTGVAGPDFAVYRDGTKIATVSDSTNYADAAGTATAQYTIAPVVNGIELEASDAVSAWAQGYTDLPLKKPADGVTPPSVIPNQPTTYTYSANDVSVADVDGDGAYEYVVKWDPSNSKDVSQRGWTGPVYLDTYELDGTLLNRLDLGVNIRAGAHYTQFLVYDFDGDGRSETMLKTAPGTKSITYNADGSVASERYITMPEADVAAGYAHTDDYRMSAGDYEQHLVELFQGWTEHPEVVAGHWPATLEQAWGIPVTHEYPLSEADAQELADYFIDVYAPSRSANNKLREFEGFIVDGPEYLTVFDSATGDELQTIAYPTGRGDDGLLWGDYAMSRIEPGNRVDRFLSGVGYFDGQHPSAVFARGYYTRTTITTLDWDGETLSQRWQVDSGHVPMTNPFNDGPHGRDGTNPEFATITTQGDHSLSLADVDDDGKQELVYGSATIDDDGSLLYSSFDVLPPGSANPGATVRLGHGDAMHVTDIDPSRDGIEVWTAHEGATGAPYGSAMRDAATGEVLFGAYSGRDTGRAMIGDVRSDVPGIEVWSSLPGGTDASGLLSAKGEILSAATPGTNMSIRWAADLTTQIVGGGLAGNPQVQVTPTVDDWTRGNLLTATGTFTNNGTKGNPSLVADVFGDWREELLLRTTDSSALRIYTSTEVTTHQLPTLMHDVQYRAETARQQTTYNQPAYTSFYLASDMDFANVPILTTPVTPGEPKFKDRPGTKKDEVQVPNDRTGVDYYVNGELVTSANGKVAVVGDATVVAVPSPWYRIAGGATAEWTVSFDD; encoded by the coding sequence ATGAATCTCGGTCAACATCCATTCCGCGCTGTGCTGGCGGTGGCCGCCGCCGGCTGCCTGATCGCCGGTGCCGCCCAGTCCGCGGCCGCCGCGCCCCTCGACTCCGCCCGAGCGAACCCGGCGACCAACGCGGCGACGAACCGCGCCACCGCCCCGGCCCCCGTGCCCGAGGGCGTGCCACAGCTCGAGCAGCTCGACCGCGGCCTCGTCGCGGTCTCCACGTCCGAGGGCGTCTTCCTCAGCTGGCGCCTGCTCGCCTCCGAGGCGACGGGTGCGACCGACACCGGCGTCGCCGGTCCGGACTTCGCGGTCTACCGCGACGGCACGAAGATCGCCACCGTCAGCGACAGCACCAACTACGCGGATGCCGCGGGCACGGCGACCGCGCAGTACACGATCGCCCCCGTGGTGAACGGCATCGAGCTCGAGGCATCCGACGCGGTGTCGGCGTGGGCGCAGGGCTACACCGACCTGCCGCTGAAGAAGCCCGCCGACGGCGTGACGCCGCCGAGCGTCATCCCCAACCAGCCCACCACCTACACGTACTCGGCCAACGACGTCTCGGTCGCCGACGTCGACGGCGACGGCGCGTACGAGTACGTCGTCAAGTGGGACCCGTCGAACTCCAAGGACGTCTCGCAGCGCGGCTGGACCGGCCCCGTCTACCTCGACACCTACGAGCTCGACGGCACCCTGCTGAACCGGCTCGACCTCGGCGTGAACATCCGCGCCGGCGCGCACTACACGCAGTTCCTCGTCTACGACTTCGACGGCGACGGCCGGTCGGAGACCATGCTGAAGACGGCGCCCGGCACGAAGTCGATCACGTACAACGCCGACGGCTCGGTCGCGAGCGAGCGGTACATCACGATGCCGGAGGCGGATGTCGCCGCGGGCTACGCGCACACCGACGACTACCGCATGAGCGCCGGCGACTACGAGCAGCACCTCGTCGAGCTGTTCCAGGGCTGGACCGAGCACCCCGAGGTGGTGGCGGGCCACTGGCCGGCGACCCTCGAGCAGGCGTGGGGCATCCCCGTCACGCACGAGTACCCGCTCTCGGAGGCCGACGCCCAGGAGCTCGCCGACTACTTCATCGACGTGTACGCCCCGAGCCGCAGCGCCAACAACAAGCTGCGCGAGTTCGAGGGCTTCATCGTCGACGGCCCCGAGTACCTCACGGTGTTCGACAGCGCCACGGGTGACGAGCTGCAGACCATCGCCTACCCGACCGGGCGCGGCGACGACGGCCTGCTCTGGGGCGACTACGCGATGTCCCGCATCGAGCCGGGCAACCGGGTCGACCGGTTCCTCTCGGGCGTCGGGTACTTCGACGGCCAGCACCCGTCGGCGGTGTTCGCTCGCGGCTACTACACGCGCACGACGATCACCACGCTCGACTGGGACGGCGAGACGCTGAGCCAGCGGTGGCAGGTCGACAGCGGCCACGTGCCCATGACGAACCCGTTCAACGACGGACCCCACGGTCGTGACGGCACCAACCCCGAGTTCGCGACCATCACCACGCAGGGCGACCACTCGCTGAGCCTCGCCGACGTCGACGACGACGGCAAGCAGGAGCTCGTCTACGGCTCGGCGACGATCGACGACGACGGCAGCCTGCTGTACAGCTCGTTCGACGTGCTGCCCCCCGGTAGCGCCAACCCGGGCGCGACGGTGCGCCTCGGCCACGGCGACGCCATGCATGTGACCGACATCGACCCGTCGCGCGACGGCATCGAGGTGTGGACCGCCCACGAGGGCGCGACGGGCGCCCCCTACGGTTCGGCGATGCGGGATGCCGCGACCGGCGAGGTGCTTTTCGGCGCCTACTCGGGCCGCGACACCGGCCGCGCGATGATCGGCGACGTGCGCAGCGACGTGCCCGGCATCGAGGTGTGGTCGAGCCTGCCCGGCGGCACCGACGCGAGCGGACTGCTGAGCGCGAAGGGCGAGATCCTCTCGGCGGCCACGCCCGGCACGAACATGTCGATCCGCTGGGCGGCCGACCTCACGACGCAGATCGTGGGCGGCGGCCTGGCCGGCAACCCGCAGGTGCAGGTGACCCCGACCGTCGACGACTGGACCCGGGGCAACCTGCTCACCGCCACCGGCACGTTCACGAACAACGGCACGAAGGGCAACCCGTCGCTCGTCGCCGACGTGTTCGGCGACTGGCGTGAGGAGCTGCTCCTTCGCACGACCGACTCGAGCGCACTGCGCATCTACACGTCGACCGAGGTCACGACGCACCAGCTGCCCACGCTGATGCACGACGTGCAGTACCGGGCCGAGACCGCCCGCCAGCAGACGACGTACAACCAGCCGGCGTACACCTCGTTCTACCTGGCGAGCGACATGGACTTCGCGAACGTGCCGATCCTGACCACCCCGGTCACGCCCGGCGAGCCGAAGTTCAAGGACCGTCCCGGCACGAAGAAGGACGAGGTCCAGGTGCCGAACGACCGCACCGGCGTCGACTACTACGTCAACGGCGAGCTCGTCACCTCGGCGAACGGCAAGGTCGCGGTCGTCGGCGACGCCACGGTCGTGGCCGTGCCGTCGCCCTGGTACCGCATCGCCGGCGGCGCGACGGCGGAGTGGACGGTGTCGTTCGACGACTGA
- a CDS encoding HAD-IIA family hydrolase, translated as MGRRDEVECWLTDMDGVLVHENHALPGAAELLQQWEDAGTPYLVLTNNSIFTARDLSARLRASGLHVPEDRIWTSALATADFLKQQLPGGTAFVIGEAGILTALHEAGFVMTETAPDFVVVGETRNYSFEAITKAIRLIGNGARFIVTNPDATGPSADGPLPATGAIAALITKATGKEPYVVGKPNPMMFRSALNKIGAHSENTAMIGDRMDTDIVAGIEAGLHTVLVLTGISDQAEIERYPFRPEEILSGVHELVRAEPVEVEL; from the coding sequence ATGGGACGACGTGATGAAGTCGAGTGCTGGCTCACCGACATGGACGGCGTGCTCGTGCACGAGAACCACGCCCTGCCAGGCGCCGCCGAGCTGTTGCAGCAGTGGGAGGACGCCGGCACGCCCTACCTCGTGCTCACGAACAACTCGATCTTCACCGCCCGCGACCTCTCGGCGCGGCTGCGGGCGAGCGGGCTGCACGTGCCCGAGGACCGCATCTGGACCTCCGCGCTCGCGACGGCCGACTTCCTCAAACAGCAGCTGCCCGGCGGCACGGCGTTCGTGATCGGCGAGGCCGGCATCCTCACGGCGCTGCACGAGGCCGGCTTCGTGATGACCGAGACCGCGCCCGACTTCGTCGTGGTCGGTGAGACCCGCAACTACTCCTTCGAGGCGATCACCAAGGCGATCCGCCTGATCGGCAACGGCGCCCGGTTCATCGTCACCAATCCCGATGCCACGGGGCCGTCGGCCGACGGCCCGCTCCCCGCGACCGGGGCGATCGCCGCGCTCATCACGAAGGCGACCGGCAAGGAGCCCTACGTCGTGGGCAAGCCGAACCCGATGATGTTCCGCTCGGCGCTCAACAAGATCGGTGCGCACTCCGAGAACACGGCGATGATCGGCGACCGCATGGACACCGATATCGTCGCCGGCATCGAGGCCGGCCTGCACACGGTGCTCGTGCTCACGGGCATCAGCGACCAGGCAGAGATCGAGCGGTACCCGTTCCGGCCCGAGGAGATCCTCTCGGGCGTGCACGAGCTCGTGCGGGCGGAGCCGGTCGAGGTCGAGCTCTAG
- a CDS encoding nucleoside hydrolase — MTVPVIVDCDPGHDDVFALWLAAGHPSLDLLAVTTVGGNVPIEHTSRNARIALTVAGVAGVPVAAGAAGPLARTLETAEWIHGENGLGGPVLPEPSVQLDPRGATELMADTLLAAAEPVAIVATGPITNVAILLRDRPDVADRIREIVWMGGSTGRGNVTPYAEFNAWVDPEALALVVGSGIRFTMVGLNVTHQALVTAGVRERLAGVGNATAAFGDELLEFFCRTNDEVFGMADGPLHDPVAVAVLADPACVQVVHTRLDVEVAGAETAGATSVDLDGMLRREPNAWVATALDVDRFWGLLATAVSRLA; from the coding sequence ATGACGGTGCCCGTGATCGTCGACTGCGACCCCGGGCACGACGACGTCTTCGCACTGTGGCTCGCGGCGGGGCATCCGTCGCTCGACCTGCTCGCCGTCACGACGGTCGGCGGCAACGTGCCGATCGAGCACACGAGCCGCAACGCCCGCATCGCGCTGACCGTCGCGGGTGTCGCCGGCGTGCCCGTCGCCGCCGGAGCCGCAGGCCCGCTCGCTCGCACGCTCGAGACCGCCGAATGGATCCACGGGGAGAACGGGCTCGGCGGACCTGTGCTGCCGGAGCCGAGCGTGCAGCTCGACCCGCGGGGCGCCACCGAGCTCATGGCCGACACGCTGCTCGCCGCCGCCGAGCCGGTGGCGATCGTCGCCACGGGACCGATCACGAACGTGGCGATCCTGCTGCGTGATCGCCCCGACGTCGCCGACCGCATCCGCGAGATCGTGTGGATGGGCGGCTCCACGGGGCGGGGCAACGTCACGCCGTACGCGGAGTTCAACGCGTGGGTGGACCCCGAGGCGCTCGCGCTCGTCGTCGGCAGCGGCATCCGCTTCACGATGGTCGGACTGAACGTGACGCACCAGGCGCTCGTGACGGCCGGGGTGCGCGAGCGGCTGGCCGGCGTCGGCAACGCGACCGCCGCCTTCGGCGACGAGCTGCTCGAGTTCTTCTGCCGCACGAACGACGAGGTGTTCGGCATGGCCGACGGGCCGTTGCACGATCCCGTCGCCGTGGCCGTGCTGGCCGACCCGGCGTGCGTGCAGGTCGTGCACACGCGGCTCGACGTCGAAGTCGCCGGCGCCGAGACCGCGGGCGCGACGAGCGTCGACCTCGACGGGATGCTCCGCCGCGAGCCGAACGCGTGGGTCGCGACGGCCCTCGACGTCGACCGCTTCTGGGGCTTGCTCGCGACGGCGGTCTCGCGCCTCGCCTGA
- a CDS encoding ribokinase — MAASARVVVVGSLNVDSTSYVETFPAPGETILSHAFQVALGGKGSNQAVAAHVAGASVDLVARIGADAAGDFALATLERLGVPTNAIDRETDAPTGVAQITVADSGENTIIVTGGANLALTPAVVDAERDRVAAASVVLTQGELPVATIERLAGVADEAGARFVLNLAPPAPVSGATLRSADPLVVNEHEARAVGIAPAADAAAAADAADDTRDPDAAGGPIDAWRAAAASAVGRVARSVVVTLGPAGAVAAASDGSWVAAAPRVDAVDTTGAGDGFTGALAAMLAEGRSLDEAVRVAVAAGALAVQARGTVDSYAGRAAVLRAAGLADAPPAGDAPEGSA, encoded by the coding sequence GTGGCGGCATCCGCCCGGGTCGTGGTCGTCGGCTCGCTCAACGTCGATTCGACGAGCTACGTCGAGACCTTCCCGGCGCCGGGCGAGACGATCCTCTCGCACGCGTTCCAGGTTGCGCTCGGCGGCAAGGGCTCGAACCAGGCCGTCGCCGCGCACGTCGCCGGAGCATCCGTCGACCTGGTCGCCCGCATCGGGGCGGATGCCGCGGGCGACTTCGCACTCGCGACCCTCGAGCGGCTCGGTGTGCCCACGAACGCGATCGACCGCGAGACGGATGCCCCGACCGGCGTCGCCCAGATCACGGTCGCGGACTCGGGCGAGAACACCATCATCGTCACGGGCGGCGCCAACCTCGCGCTCACGCCGGCGGTCGTCGATGCGGAGCGCGATCGCGTCGCGGCGGCGTCCGTGGTGCTCACCCAGGGCGAGCTGCCCGTGGCGACGATCGAGCGCCTCGCCGGGGTCGCCGACGAGGCGGGCGCGCGGTTCGTGCTCAACCTCGCACCGCCGGCCCCGGTCAGCGGGGCGACCCTGCGCTCCGCCGACCCGCTCGTCGTGAACGAGCACGAGGCGCGCGCAGTCGGCATCGCGCCCGCCGCCGACGCCGCCGCCGCCGCCGACGCCGCCGACGACACGCGCGACCCGGATGCCGCGGGCGGGCCGATCGACGCCTGGCGCGCGGCCGCGGCCTCCGCCGTCGGTCGAGTCGCCCGATCCGTGGTCGTGACGCTCGGCCCCGCGGGCGCCGTCGCCGCGGCGAGCGACGGATCCTGGGTCGCGGCCGCCCCCCGCGTCGACGCCGTCGACACCACGGGGGCCGGCGACGGCTTCACCGGTGCGCTCGCCGCCATGCTCGCGGAAGGGCGTTCGCTCGACGAGGCGGTCCGCGTGGCCGTCGCCGCCGGCGCGCTGGCCGTGCAGGCGCGCGGCACGGTCGACTCCTACGCCGGCCGGGCGGCCGTGCTGCGGGCGGCCGGGCTCGCCGACGCTCCGCCGGCCGGCGACGCGCCCGAGGGATCCGCATGA
- a CDS encoding metal-dependent transcriptional regulator, producing MPATSPAIEDYLKTVYAHTEWQPDAITPKVLADRLGVAPSSVTEMVKKMAAAGLVSHVPYGAVRLTDAGRARALAVVRRHRLIETWLVQEMGYGWDEVHDEAEILEHAISDRLLEAIDDRLGRPARDPHGDQIPSAAGILEARDAVLLADAPPGHSGAVVRISDRDPAVLRDLDDAGIGLDTVLRVTDAAAASVHVTVGVAGGAGEPPARTLPRAAAEAIWVTA from the coding sequence ATGCCAGCCACCAGCCCCGCGATCGAGGACTACCTCAAGACGGTGTACGCCCACACCGAGTGGCAGCCCGACGCCATCACCCCCAAGGTGCTCGCCGACCGGCTGGGCGTCGCGCCCTCGTCGGTCACCGAGATGGTGAAGAAGATGGCCGCGGCCGGCCTCGTCTCCCACGTGCCCTACGGCGCGGTGCGGCTGACGGATGCCGGTCGGGCTCGCGCGCTCGCGGTGGTGCGACGGCACCGGCTCATCGAGACCTGGCTCGTGCAGGAGATGGGCTACGGCTGGGACGAGGTGCACGACGAGGCCGAGATCCTCGAGCACGCGATCTCCGACCGGCTGCTCGAGGCCATCGACGACCGGCTCGGCCGCCCCGCCCGCGACCCCCATGGCGATCAGATCCCCTCGGCGGCCGGCATCCTCGAGGCGCGCGACGCCGTGCTCCTCGCCGACGCGCCCCCCGGGCACTCGGGCGCCGTCGTCCGCATCAGCGACCGCGACCCCGCCGTGCTGCGCGACCTCGACGACGCCGGCATCGGCCTCGACACCGTGCTCCGGGTGACGGATGCCGCGGCGGCATCCGTGCACGTGACCGTCGGCGTCGCGGGCGGGGCCGGCGAGCCGCCCGCACGCACGCTGCCGCGCGCCGCCGCCGAGGCCATCTGGGTCACGGCGTAG
- a CDS encoding septum formation family protein has product MNGDGRNDDDADWLLAQLANGQPPARQEPPVAPPPMSPAIPDATSAPVPPRASAVPPASAPPSVPRREEVLDWFSLAEPPAAPDAATRALPVIGGPLAPTTGGPTAPEPPAFPGGAAPAPAEPTAGYPSWNPPFTVGRPDVPAAPAASSLTSVEPPVGSVPPSFAPAAPVAPAGPVAPAGPVAPVPPASAAPPPGPVTPTAPFALTWGSGDLDNEDAIRAAFRSLSEPGSPAVSAETPAPAPQPAAESPFAGYTPPPVARQSFTPVPTGPTSVPPITPAAPESSAFDERPSSPPADPPRHPIAPSTAPAGWDERAATSAPLGTPVTPAPPASFGTSAPAAGFDAELWSALTTPDEPAVAPTSAAAASETGRVPEATPVVDPTPVVDPTPTGRFTAFAAETADPFSALFADRPSSQGPVAASGDAGRPGAASESPASRPEANADGGQTPVGGTGFPFIEVRGAAGAPVSEPAGLRAEGAANRRPPFPAFASARDDEPQRPPQTGEPVDDLLAALGSGSASGRSRDDERADVDVPSDAFGSGTPARGGTPPPGDDDALGALGLGFDGDDDDDDVDEPEPPRAPRGRLFGRDRSLDDVDEATHADQLGGEAAGDGSQIAREIEETGYFWNLTPDPSAPDPKADRERDADGLERPLPFVAAGFDTDGHASDVDASEAGPGDPIVGPEAQTEPEAEPSSEWRFGDDAPTAAYRTDDATAGYRTDDPSAGYRGDDAATARFPQAPEPASPASPAASAAHDGDPLAALFGGAAAAAAPTDAWSPAVNAAPASATPARQQPTVPASTPAATARASSTATGGASGSAGARGSGGSGVGGSGAGGSGAKSSGDKRTVRTLIWVAGGLAVLLVLAGLFYLGTLLSGGGSGGSTEAASPSATSNATETPVAAPTGPQPAGVHAWNTLFGGECVDPYANPWAEEFTVVDCAAPHAAQLVYRGALPGDAAAPFPGEAEIASQMGLLCTADGVIDQAAISGITDLQVQAAFPVTEEQWAAGERTYYCFANRSGGEPLTASIAGPGPAA; this is encoded by the coding sequence ATGAACGGCGACGGGCGCAACGACGACGACGCCGACTGGCTGCTCGCGCAACTGGCGAACGGGCAGCCGCCGGCACGTCAGGAGCCGCCTGTCGCGCCGCCTCCCATGTCCCCCGCGATTCCGGATGCCACGTCGGCGCCGGTCCCACCGCGGGCGTCTGCCGTGCCGCCCGCCTCCGCACCACCGTCCGTGCCCAGGCGCGAGGAGGTGCTCGACTGGTTCTCGCTCGCCGAGCCCCCTGCTGCTCCGGATGCCGCCACGCGCGCGCTTCCCGTGATCGGAGGGCCGCTCGCGCCGACCACGGGCGGGCCCACTGCTCCCGAGCCGCCGGCGTTCCCGGGCGGAGCCGCTCCCGCACCGGCCGAGCCCACCGCCGGGTATCCGTCGTGGAATCCGCCGTTCACCGTCGGACGCCCCGACGTGCCGGCCGCTCCCGCAGCCTCGTCGCTCACCTCGGTCGAGCCGCCGGTGGGGTCCGTGCCGCCCTCGTTCGCGCCGGCCGCGCCCGTGGCGCCCGCCGGGCCGGTAGCGCCCGCCGGGCCGGTGGCGCCCGTGCCGCCTGCGTCCGCAGCGCCGCCGCCCGGACCGGTGACCCCGACGGCGCCGTTCGCGCTCACCTGGGGCTCCGGTGATCTCGACAACGAGGATGCGATCCGCGCTGCCTTCCGCAGCCTGTCCGAACCCGGATCGCCCGCCGTGTCCGCGGAGACGCCTGCCCCGGCGCCCCAGCCGGCTGCCGAGTCGCCGTTCGCCGGCTACACCCCGCCCCCCGTGGCACGCCAGTCCTTCACGCCGGTCCCCACCGGGCCCACGTCGGTCCCGCCGATCACGCCCGCGGCGCCCGAGTCCAGCGCCTTCGACGAACGACCCTCGTCCCCACCGGCGGACCCTCCGCGGCATCCGATCGCACCGTCGACCGCCCCCGCCGGGTGGGACGAGCGCGCGGCGACGTCGGCCCCGCTCGGCACGCCCGTGACCCCCGCTCCGCCGGCGTCGTTCGGCACGTCGGCTCCCGCCGCGGGTTTCGACGCGGAACTCTGGTCGGCGCTCACCACTCCCGACGAGCCGGCCGTGGCGCCGACGAGCGCCGCCGCGGCGTCCGAAACGGGCCGGGTGCCCGAGGCGACGCCGGTGGTCGATCCGACGCCGGTGGTCGATCCGACGCCGACGGGCCGGTTCACCGCCTTCGCAGCCGAGACCGCCGACCCCTTCAGCGCGCTGTTCGCCGACCGTCCGTCGTCTCAGGGCCCGGTCGCGGCATCCGGTGACGCGGGACGCCCCGGTGCGGCATCCGAGTCGCCCGCCTCCCGACCCGAGGCGAACGCCGACGGGGGCCAGACGCCGGTCGGCGGCACCGGCTTCCCGTTCATCGAGGTGCGTGGCGCTGCCGGCGCCCCGGTCTCCGAGCCTGCCGGCCTTCGCGCCGAAGGGGCCGCCAACCGTCGACCGCCCTTCCCGGCGTTCGCGTCGGCCCGTGACGATGAGCCCCAGCGACCCCCGCAGACCGGCGAGCCGGTGGACGACCTCCTGGCCGCGCTCGGTTCCGGCTCCGCCTCCGGTCGCTCCCGAGACGACGAGCGCGCCGACGTCGATGTGCCATCCGACGCGTTCGGATCTGGTACGCCTGCCCGTGGTGGCACCCCACCCCCCGGCGATGACGACGCGCTCGGCGCCCTCGGCCTCGGCTTCGACGGCGACGACGATGACGACGACGTGGACGAGCCCGAACCGCCGCGCGCGCCCCGTGGTCGCCTCTTCGGACGCGACCGCTCCCTCGACGACGTCGATGAGGCCACGCACGCCGACCAACTGGGTGGCGAAGCGGCCGGCGATGGATCCCAGATCGCGCGTGAGATCGAGGAGACCGGCTACTTCTGGAACCTGACGCCCGATCCGTCAGCGCCCGACCCCAAGGCCGATCGCGAGCGTGACGCCGACGGGCTCGAACGGCCGTTGCCGTTCGTGGCGGCGGGGTTCGACACCGATGGGCACGCCTCCGATGTCGATGCTTCCGAAGCCGGGCCGGGCGATCCCATCGTCGGGCCTGAGGCGCAGACCGAGCCCGAAGCGGAGCCCTCGTCTGAGTGGCGGTTCGGCGACGACGCACCGACGGCCGCATACCGCACCGACGACGCGACCGCGGGGTACCGCACCGACGACCCGAGCGCGGGGTACCGCGGCGACGACGCCGCTACCGCCCGCTTCCCGCAGGCTCCCGAACCCGCTTCCCCCGCTTCCCCCGCGGCATCCGCGGCTCACGATGGCGACCCGCTCGCCGCGCTGTTCGGCGGCGCTGCCGCAGCCGCGGCGCCGACCGACGCGTGGAGCCCGGCCGTGAACGCCGCGCCAGCGTCGGCAACGCCTGCCCGCCAGCAGCCGACCGTCCCGGCATCCACGCCTGCGGCGACCGCGCGAGCGTCGAGCACCGCGACCGGTGGCGCGTCCGGCAGCGCCGGCGCACGCGGCTCCGGCGGCTCCGGCGTGGGAGGCTCCGGCGCGGGCGGTTCCGGCGCCAAGAGCTCCGGTGACAAGCGCACCGTGCGCACGCTCATCTGGGTCGCGGGCGGACTGGCCGTGCTGCTCGTCCTCGCCGGCCTGTTCTACCTCGGAACCCTCCTGTCGGGCGGCGGATCGGGCGGATCGACCGAGGCGGCGTCGCCCTCGGCCACGTCGAATGCCACCGAGACTCCGGTCGCCGCGCCCACGGGCCCGCAGCCGGCCGGCGTGCACGCCTGGAACACGCTGTTCGGCGGCGAGTGCGTCGACCCGTACGCGAATCCGTGGGCCGAGGAGTTCACGGTCGTCGACTGCGCGGCCCCGCACGCCGCACAGCTCGTCTACCGCGGCGCACTCCCCGGCGACGCGGCGGCGCCCTTCCCCGGCGAGGCCGAGATCGCGTCGCAGATGGGCCTGCTCTGCACCGCTGACGGCGTCATCGACCAGGCCGCGATCTCGGGCATCACCGACCTGCAGGTGCAGGCGGCGTTCCCGGTCACCGAGGAGCAGTGGGCCGCAGGCGAGCGCACCTATTACTGCTTCGCGAACCGCTCGGGTGGCGAACCGCTCACGGCGAGCATCGCGGGCCCCGGCCCCGCGGCCTGA
- the pyrE gene encoding orotate phosphoribosyltransferase, with translation MTLAPQTSSTDARRQLIDYISADAVFHGDFTLTSGKKASYYVDLRKVSLDHRVAPLIGQVMLDLIAEVPDVAAVGGMTMGADPIAASILHQGAARGRSYDAFVVRKEPKDHGRGKQVEGPDVAGKRVIVLEDTSTTGGSPLKAIEALRAVGAEVVAVAVVVDRATGAREVIEGAGVPYLAAIGLEDLGLA, from the coding sequence GTGACCCTCGCCCCCCAGACCAGCAGCACCGATGCACGCCGACAGCTCATCGACTACATCTCGGCCGATGCGGTGTTCCACGGCGACTTCACCCTGACCAGCGGCAAGAAGGCGTCGTACTACGTCGACCTGCGCAAGGTGAGCCTCGACCACCGCGTCGCCCCGCTCATCGGGCAGGTCATGCTCGACCTCATCGCCGAGGTGCCCGATGTCGCCGCCGTGGGTGGCATGACCATGGGCGCCGACCCGATCGCGGCGTCCATCCTGCACCAGGGCGCCGCTCGCGGCCGCTCCTACGACGCCTTCGTCGTGCGCAAGGAGCCGAAGGACCACGGCCGCGGCAAGCAGGTCGAGGGCCCTGACGTGGCCGGCAAGCGCGTCATCGTGCTCGAGGACACCTCGACCACCGGCGGCTCGCCGCTCAAGGCGATCGAGGCGCTGCGCGCCGTCGGGGCCGAGGTCGTCGCCGTCGCCGTCGTGGTCGACCGCGCCACGGGTGCACGTGAAGTGATCGAAGGGGCCGGAGTGCCCTACCTGGCCGCGATCGGCCTCGAAGACCTGGGATTGGCCTGA